The segment GGCTTTCGGCGACAGCGGGAGTCGGTCGGTGACGACGGGCAGACTCAGCAGCCACAGCAGTGCGACGAGGCCGAACAGCGGTCCGACGAACAGGATCAGCTCGTCGCCGAGCGCGGTGTGCTTCTCCATCGCGTCGGTGGGCGGGAGCGTGTGTTCCAGCGCCTCACCCGCACTCGTGGTGATCGGCAGGACGATCAGCGTCACAAGCGCGAAGATCGACGGGAACACGCCCAGGCGCGTGCGGGCGCGGGGCCACAGCGCGACGGCCAGCGCGACGACGCCGGTGGCGAGCACGCCGACGATGGCGAAATGCACGAGGAGCGGATGCGCGGGCAGTCCGTTGATGGTGTCCATGCGATGAGGTTACGGCCCGTCGTACCGAATTCCTCTGCTCCACAGGACATTCGCAGCGACTTGCCGGAAACCTCCCGGGACGACCGGTAAGCCCCGGCATACCTTGCTTGCCGGTCTCCGGAAAGACGGCGATCATGAACAGATGACAAGCGACGAGACGGCGAGCCGCGCCTCCGAGCACGGTCACGAGCCGCACGCGACCGGCCTCAACAGCCGACTCAACTGGCTGCGCGCGGGGGTCCTCGGCGCTAACGACGGCATCGTCTCCACCGCGGGCATCGTCGTGGGCGTGGCGGCGGCGACGGTGGAGCGCGGGCCGATCTTCACCGCGGGCATCGCCGGACTCGCGGCGGGCGCGGTGTCGATGGCGCTCGGTGAGTACGTCTCGGTCAGCACCCAGCGCGACACCGAGGCCGCCATGCTGG is part of the Gordonia phthalatica genome and harbors:
- a CDS encoding DUF2231 domain-containing protein, whose amino-acid sequence is MDTINGLPAHPLLVHFAIVGVLATGVVALAVALWPRARTRLGVFPSIFALVTLIVLPITTSAGEALEHTLPPTDAMEKHTALGDELILFVGPLFGLVALLWLLSLPVVTDRLPLSPKALAVLDVVVRVATAALAIAALVMVILVGDSGARAVWGG